Proteins encoded within one genomic window of Aspergillus nidulans FGSC A4 chromosome VII:
- a CDS encoding trans-2-enoyl-CoA reductase (NADPH) TSC13 (transcript_id=CADANIAT00008628), with translation MSRGWDMVLSRIAIMAPSMVELMFTLTVQSRAVASTHDYSCSLFASLGPQISWRTVFIVEYFGPLVIPILFLYPLRPYLYYNFDNIPQPTDIQRLVCALLVVHFLKREYETVFVHRFSNATMPARNIVKNSGHYWLLAGCNIAYWVFRPDSSAATGRVSPALVYTGLALYVFGELANLNTHLVLRNLRRPGTTERGIPSGFGFSAVTCPNYFFEVVSWVGVYLVSGLSWSVLFFIAVAAGQMALWAKKKERNYRKEFGDKYKRKRYAMIPGLI, from the exons ATGAGCCGCGGATGGGACATGGTACTAAGCCGAATAGCGATAATGGCCCCGAGTATGGTTGAATTAATGT TCACACTGACTGTTCAGTCACGGG CTGTTGCATCGACTCATGATTACTCTTGCTCACTGTTTGCGTCCCTAGGTCCCCAGATCAGTTGGCGCACTGTGTTTATTGTCGAATACTTCGGCCCTCTAGTGATTCCAATTCTTTTCCTCTACCCACTCCGCCCGTACCTCTATTACAACTTTGATAATATTCCCCAGCCAACTGACATTCAACGTCTTGTCTGTGCGCTTCTCGTCGTGCACTTCCTGAAGCGCGAATACGAAACCGTCTTCGTCCACCGCTTCAGCAATGCTACGATGCCGGCGCGCAATATCGTCAAGAACAGCGGTCACTATTGGCTTCTAGCCGGCTGCAACATCGCCTACTGGGTTTTCCGACCTGATTCAAGTGCGGCAACTGGGCGCGTCAGCCCTGCCCTAGTCTACACTGGTCTCGCCCTCTACGTATTCGGAGAACTGGCAAACCTCAACACTCACTTGGTGCTACGTAACCTCCGCCGCCCAGGTACTACCGAACGGGGTATCCCTTCCGGATTCGGTTTCAGCGCTGTGACTTGCCCGAACTACTTTTTCGAGGTTGTCTCTTGGGTTGGCGTTTACCTTGTCAGTGGGCTGAGTTGGAGCGTGTTGTTCTTTATCGCCGTCGCAGCTGGGCAGATGGCTCTTTgggcaaagaagaaagagcgTAACTACCGGAAAGAGTTTGGCGATAAGTACAAGCGAAAGAGATATGCCATGATCCCCGGTTTGATTTAG
- a CDS encoding putative alpha-1,6-mannosyltransferase subunit (transcript_id=CADANIAT00008629), with protein sequence MQFAVPPRKGFSPAPYARTSFLTFQRRKQLKTIIILSVTFLAVFFLLSHPFYPSIRTAAGPVGSPGVVIVTLLDRAMYSDTYLQKIIKNREDYAQRHGNYPRSWAIVPAVRHAMASHPSATYFFHLDVHALFMNSNESLEARLLNRHRLESLMRRDVPVVPPDSIIRTFSHLQPEDIDLIITSDAEDLSTGSFVLKQGDFARFFLDTWFDPLYRSYNFAKAETHSLEHIVQWHPTVLARMALVPQRVMNSYSKESTRAAVDGTYKDGDSIIRFFGCDTDPNRDCEREMKPYYNLWATKVEIK encoded by the exons ATGCAATTTGCCGTTCCACCTAGAAAGGGCTTTAGCCCTGCACCCTACGCTCGCACCTCATTCCTCACCTTCCAGCGTCGCAAACAGCTTAAAACGATCATCATTCTGAGTGTTACCTTTTtggctgtcttcttcctcttgtcGCATCCTTTCTATCCGAGCATCAGGACTGCGGCAGGTCCAGTTGGATCTCCTGGTGTCGTTATCGTGACCCTTCTTGACCGAGCAATGTACAGCGACACTTATCTACAaaagatcatcaagaataGGGAAGATTACGCCCAGCGGCATG GCAATTACCCGCGAAGTTGGGCTATAGTCCCCGCAGTCCGACATGCAATGGCATCGCATCCTTCCGCAACGTACTTCTTCCACCTAGACGTGCATGCGCTATTCATGAACTCAAACGAGTCGCTTGAAGCCCGACTTCTGAACAGGCATCGACTAGAATCTCTCATGCGCCGGGATGTCCCAGTTGTACCTCCGGACAGCATCATTAGGACATTCTCTCACCTCCAGCCTGAAGACATAGACCTGATCATCACCTCCGACGCAGAGGACTTGAGCACAGGCAGCTTTGTGCTTAAACAGGGCGACTTTgctcgcttcttcctcgatacATGGTTCGACCCTCTGTATCGAAGCTATAATTTTGCGAAGGCAGAGACTCACAGTTTG GAACATATTGTCCAATGGCATCCAACTGTTTTGGCTCGAATGGCTCTGGTTCCTCAGCGAGTTATGAATTCCTATAGCAAGGAATCCACTCGCGCTGCAGTGGATGGCACATACAAAGATGGCGACTCGATAATCCGGTTCTTTGGTTGTGACACTGATCCCAATCGAGACTGCGAAAGAGAGATGAAACCTTACTACAATCTGTGGGCAACTAAGGTGGAGATCAAATAA
- a CDS encoding mitochondrial 54S ribosomal protein YmL24/YmL14 (transcript_id=CADANIAT00008630): protein MSFQSSLYTAFRSLSLTASKRSFSTTRPAQKLPKVPDYIPPYPYGPNYMFRQSNTGLYGGATIQFGNKISQGRNEGKTRRFWKPNVRRKKLWSEALQQFLFIKVTRKALRTIRKAGGLDQYLLDDRPARIKELGVFGWKLRWQVMQTDKIQEQFKQERKRLGLPEPPSFEEWLKQKEGEVKAQVEEHTNIAELTKPTYNEKNH from the coding sequence ATGTCTTTCCAATCCTCTCTCTACACGGCTTTCCGGAGCctgtccttgacagcctcgAAACGATCGTTCTCGACAACACGACCTGCCCAGAAGCTCCCGAAAGTACCGGACTACATTCCGCCATATCCTTATGGCCCGAATTACATGTTTCGTCAATCCAACACCGGTCTCTACGGTGGCGCAACGATTCAATTTGGAAATAAGATCTCCCAGGGCCGGAACGAAGGGAAAACGCGTCGGTTCTGGAAGCCCAACGTGCGACGAAAGAAGCTATGGAGTGAAGCACTTCAACAGTTCCTTTTCATCAAGGTTACAAGAAAGGCTTTGCGAACGATTCGAAAGGCTGGGGGCCTTGATCAATACTTGTTGGACGATCGGCCTGCGCGAATCAAGGAGTTGGGTGTTTTTGGATGGAAGCTTCGATGGCAGGTGATGCAGACTGATAAAATCCAAGAGCAATTTAAGCAAGAGCGAAAGCGTTTGGGACTGCCAGAACCGCCGTCATTTGAGGAGTGGTTGAAACAGAAGGAGGGTGAAGTCAAGGCGCAAGTGGAGGAACATACCAACATTGCCGAACTCACGAAGCCAACCTACAACGAAAAGAACCATTAA
- the rvb1 gene encoding RuvB family ATP-dependent DNA helicase pontin (transcript_id=CADANIAT00008631), whose translation MVQISEVKGNSRDNRTAAHTHIKGLGLRPDGTAEVSGDGWVGQAAAREACGVVVDLIKAKKMAGRAVLLAGGPGTGKTALALAVSQELGTKVPFCPIVGSEIYSAEVKKTEALMENFRRAIGLRVRETKEVYEGEVTELTPQEAENPLGGYGRTISHLIIGLKSAKGTKKLRLDPSIYEAIQKERVTVGDVIYIEANTGACKRVGRSDAYATEFDLEAEEYVPVPKGEVHKKKEIVQDVTLHDLDIANARPQGGQDVMSMMGQLMKPKKTEITDKLRQEINKVVNRYIDQGVAELVPGVLFIDEVHMLDIECFTYLNRALESSISPIVILASNRGHTVIRGTDDISAAHGIPPDLLARLLIIPTHPYSPDEIKTIIRLRAKTEGLNITDPALDKVAEHGSKVSLRYALQLLTPASILARVNGRPGGIEEADVTECEDLFLDSKRSAAIVNQDSEKFLY comes from the exons ATGGTCCAAATCAGCGAGGTCAAGGGCAATTCGCGCGACAACAGAACAGCTGCCCACACGCATATCAAGGGCCTCGGCTTACGTCCAGATGGTACTGCGGAAGTCTCCGGCGATGGCTGGGTAGGACAGGCCGCCGCTCGAGAG GCATGCGGGGTCGTGGTAGACTTAATCAAGGCTAAAAAGATGGCGGGCCGGGcggttcttcttgctggtggCCCAGGGACTGGAAAGACCGCTCTTGCCCTTGCTGTGTCTCAGGAACTTGGGACGAAGGTTCCTTTCTGCCCGATCGTTGGTAGTGAAATCTACTCCGCTGAGGTCAAGAAAACCGAAGCGCTTATGGAAAACTTTCGGAGAGCAATTG GACTCCGTGTGCGGGAAACGAAAGAGGTATATGAAGGCGAAGTCACAGAGCTCACACCCCAGGAGGCTGAGAATCCACTGGGGGGCTATGGTCGCACAATAAGCCATCTTATTATCGGATTGAAGTCTGCTAAGGGCACAAAGAAGCTGCGCCTTGACCCCAGCATTTACGAAGCGATCCAAAAAGAGCGCGTCACTGTCGGAGATGTCATTTACATTGAAGCGAATACGGGAGCTTGCAAACGAGTAGGGCGATCTGACGCCTACGCAACCGAGTTCGACCTGGAGGCCGAGGAGTACGTTCCAGTTCCGAAGGGTGAAGTccacaagaagaaggaaatcgTGCAAGACGTCACATTACACGACCTAGATATTGCCAACGCTCGGCCGCAAGGTGGTCAAGATGTTATGAGCATGATGGGACAACTTATGAAGCCCAAGAAAACCGAAATCACAGACAAACTTCGGCAAGAGATCAACAAGGTAGTAAACCGCTACATCGATCAAGGTGTCGCTGAGCTTGTTCCTGGCGTTCTCTTCATTGACGAG GTGCACATGCTGGATATCGAATGCTTCACATACCTCAACCGCGCCCTCGAGTCCTCGATATCGCCCATCGTTATCCTCGCCTCAAATCGCGGTCACACCGTCATCCGTGGCACTGACGATATCTCCGCCGCCCACGGTATCCCTCCCGATCTCCTCGCtcgtctcctcatcatccctACGCACCCTTACTCACCCGACGAAATCAAGACCATCATTCGTCTCCGCGCCAAGACGGAAGGCCTCAACATCACCGATCCTGCTCTAGACAAGGTTGCCGAGCACGGTAGCAAGGTCAGCTTGCGGTATGCCCTACAGCTGCTGACACCGGCAAGCATTCTTGCGCGGGTCAACGGGCGGCCTGGAGGGATTGAGGAGGCAGACGTTACGGAGTGCGAGGACCTCTTCCTTGATTCTAAGCGAAGTGCGGCAATTGTCAATCAGGATAGTGAGAAGTTTCTTTATTAA
- a CDS encoding uncharacterized protein (transcript_id=CADANIAT00008632), whose product MCENMPKWKRINPGVRYLVDAIAKDFPPERLHLQTKVNEIARRSKSQYDLLTSDGKHSRFDHVILTVDGPEILRLLCSTVTEEESHVLQSLAVTTNIAVLHSDFPATANHVAPDYEFIKASSNYRRRDLVPPKFCSRYDVNVLQNIPASRFGEVFITFNSLSPPHPSLVQGVWEFTEPEPSADSLGAQSRLALIQNTRGLSYGFCWTGRGLLEDSITSGLRIAVEDLGATVPFDVTFHPHPLDSPEFSYKRSGLRYNLVRTALEAVRTVVLVLEIALLLLGRIETPVLKTRTPLDRASRISGTF is encoded by the exons ATGTGTGAGAATATGCCAAAATGGAAGCGTATCAACCCTGGGGTTAGATACCTCGTCGACGCAATAGCTAAAGATTTTCCCCCTGAGAGATTGCATCTTCAGACGAAGGTCAACGAGATTGCCCGGCGGTCCAAATCACAGTATGATCTCTTGACGTCTGACGGTAAACATTCGCGTTTCGATCATGTCATACTCACGGTAGATGGCCCTGAAATCCTTCGACTATTATGCTCAACTGTaactgaagaggagagccATGTTCTTCAGTCTTTGGCAGTGACGACGAATATTGCAGTGCTGCACTCAGATTTTCCC GCAACGGCCAACCATGTTGCGCCGGATTATGAATTTATTAAGGCGTCTAGCAACTATCGACGACGGGATCTCGTACCACCAAAGTTCTGCTCGAGATACGATGTTAATGTGCTCCAAAACATTCCCGCCTCGCGTTTCGGCGAGGTCTTTATAACCTTTAATTCACTCTCACCACCCCACCCCAGCCTCGTTCAGGGTGTATGGGAGTTTACTGAACCCGAACCCTCCGCAGATTCACTAGGCGCGCAGTCTCGCCTTGCTTTGATTCAAAACACACGAGGTCTAAGCTACGGTTTCTGCTGGACAGGCCGTGGACTTTTAGAGGACTCGATTACCTCCGGACTGAGAATAGCGGTCGAAGATCTTGGAGCCACGGTTCCTTTCGATGTGActtttcatcctcatcccttGGACTCACCTGAATTCTCATACAAACGCTCAGGACTTCGGTACAACCTGGTTAGGACAGCTCTAGAGGCAGTCCGCACTGTTGTCCTTGTACTAGAGATCGCTTTGCTATTATTGGGTCGTATAGAGACCCCTGTACTCAAGACCAGGACTCCCCTTGATCGGGCAAGCAGGATTAGTGGCACTTTTTAA
- a CDS encoding v-SNARE protein VTI1 (transcript_id=CADANIAT00008633) has translation MSNPLDTDAGSEMLSSYETELNLVQADLNQKLDQIAELSGEQRNSTIRQAERALEEATELLDQMRLEKQNIPSAARSKVNTRFRNYATDIDEAKRKLKSLSDDRKALFGDRYTDDPQDAHLEQRQQLLSGTERLERSSARLRESQRIALETEGIGANVLADLHQQRETITHTHGMLGQSESNVDKSIKTLKGMARRMATNRLITIAIITVLILLIFAVIYSKFS, from the exons ATGTCGAACCCTCTGGATACCGACGCTGGCTCTGAGATGCTCAGTAGCTATGAGACGGAGCTCAACCTCGTCCAAGCCGATCTAAACCAGAAACTCGATCAGATAGCAGAGCTGAGCGGTGAGCAACGCAACTCAACCATCCGACAGGCGGAACGCGCCCTAGAGGAAGCAACAGAGTTG TTGGATCAGATGCgcctggagaagcagaataTTCCTAGCGCAGCACGATCGAAAGTTAACACTCGGTTCCGTAACTATGCAACCGATATTGACGAGGCCAAACGCAAACTCAAATCTCTCTCCGATGACCGAAAGGCGCTCTTTGGTGATCGCTATACCGACGACCCACAAGATGCACATTTGGAGCAGAGACAGCAACTTCTTTCCGGAACGGAACGCTTAGAACGGAGTTCCGCTCGGCTGCGGGAGAGCCAGCGAATTGCTTTGGAGACGGAAGGCATTGGCGCCAATGTTTTGGCTGATTTGCATCAGCAGAGAGAGACTATTACGCATACTCATGGGATGTTGGGACAGAGCGAAAGTAATGTGGACAAGAGCATCAAAACTCTGAAGGGAATGGCTCGTAG GATGGCTACGAATCGGTTAATAACCATTGCGATTATTACTGTTTTGATACTATTGATTTTTGCTGTTATCTACAGCAAAttcagctag
- a CDS encoding DSC3 family protein (transcript_id=CADANIAT00008634), which produces MLPPPGVFAPNPPGPENNTLFITVRFSASIPDLRLDIDYPETTTATGLKQAIRARLPPSLSSHRLRLIYAGRGLEDTTPLAVSLKLPPPSNRFSKSLSAPDKDAASEDTSNQGISTKRDKGKAPIREPPRLYVHCSIGDIVLSAADLEAEAAAVSTLQIQGHNSHRSNDEKTKDSHSRQQSHDGQASSSTIPAPRGFDRLLSAGFTAAEVTALRSQFMATLSVSRTRDTMPTGAELRELEDRWLDEGSSTMATGGTVAGGEGVSFTDDDGGFGSNSRGAIDDMLWGAVMGFFWPVGCAMWLRREEGVWSWRKGLAVFVGVVVNIAFGAMRIMG; this is translated from the coding sequence ATGTTGCCCCCTCCAGGTGTATTTGCTCCTAACCCTCCGGGGCCGGAGAACAACACTCTCTTCATCACAGTACGCTTCTCCGCGTCAATACCAGACCTCCGTCTTGACATCGACTACCCCGAAaccaccacagccacagGTCTCAAGCAAGCCATCCGAGCTCGGCTCCCACCAAGCTTATCCTCGCATCGTCTCCGTCTGATCTACGCTGGTCGTGGTCTCGAAGATACCACCCCGCTAGCTGTCTCCCTCAAGTTACCACCTCCCTCAAATCGGTTCTCCAAGTCATTATCGGCACCAGACAAAGATGCAGCCAGCGAGGATACCAGTAATCAGGGCATATCTACAAAACGGGACAAGGGCAAGGCACCCATCCGTGAACCACCACGGCTCTATGTTCACTGCTCAATTGGTGATATTGTCTTGAGCGCCGCAGAcctcgaagccgaagctgcGGCTGTTTCAACGCTTCAAATCCAGGGTCACAACTCACACCGGTCTAACGATGAGAAAACCAAAGATTCTCACTCTCGCCAGCAAAGTCATGACGGCcaagcctcttcttccacgatACCCGCGCCGCGAGGATTCGACCGACTACTATCAGCCGGGTTTACTGCGGCAGAAGTCACAGCCCTCCGATCTCAGTTCATGGCTACTCTATCTGTTTCTCGTACTCGGGATACGATGCCTACTGGGGCAGAACTACGTGAGCTTGAGGACAGATGGTTAGATGAGGGGTCATCGACAATGGCGACGGGCGGAACTGTCGCGGGTGGAGAGGGAGTTTCATTCacggatgatgatggcggctTTGGGTCGAACTCAAGGGGAGCGATCGATGATATGCTCTGGGGTGCTGTCATGGGGTTCTTCTGGCCTGTTGGTTGTGCGATGTGGTTACGTAGGGAGGAAGGCGTCTGGAGCTGGCGGAAGGGGTTGGCGGTGTTTGTGGGCGTGGTGGTTAATATCGCCTTCGGAGCGATGCGCATTATGGGTTGA
- the isa1 gene encoding Fe-binding Fe/S cluster assembly protein ISA1 (transcript_id=CADANIAT00008635), which produces MSLCKPTMQYSVTSSAFLRCLKQPPSIRMAPNYRLFSSYGNAHRSSKRDMQTATAYRPHTLPSSFPISPSPGAKDSSVAADFVHYREPAQRNSQIQNTELKADVNQGEPQKSKPVESTPTTSKPAEKPRRKLRPRKAAMKLTPIAVEQLRKLLSQPEPRLIRVGVKNRGCSGLAYHLEYVDKPGTFDEVVEQDGVKVLIDSKALFSIIGSEMDWQEDKLSARFVFRNPNIKEECGCGESFMV; this is translated from the exons ATGTCGCTCTGCAAACCAACGATGCAATATTCGGTGACATCATCCGCCTTCTTGCGCTGCCTGAAGCAGCCTCCTAGCATACGCATGGCGCCAAATTACcgtctcttctcttcatatGGGAACGCTCATCGGTCGTCGAAGCGCGATATGCAGACAGCAACGGCCTACCGACCTCATACGttgccttcttctttcccaatTTCGCCCAGTCCTGGAGCAAAGGATTCCTCTGTCGCCGCCGACTTTGTCCATTACCGCGAACCTGCCCAACGTAACTCACAGATACAGAACACTGAGCTAAAGGCAGATGTCAACCAGGGAGAGCCCCAGAAGTCGAAGCCCGTTGAATCCACGCCCACCACCTCGAAACCCGCCGAGAAACCTCGCAGGAAGCTCCGGCCTCGCAAGGCGGCTATGAAACTGACGCCTATTGCCGTCGAACAGCTTCGGAAGTTGCTGTCGCAGCCTGAGCCGAGGCTTATCCGAGTTGGTGTCAAGAATCGTGGCTGCTCCGGTCTCGCTTATCACCTAGAATATGTCGATAAGCCAGGCACTTTTGACGAGGTCGTCGAGCAGGACGGCGTAAAGGTTCTGATTGACAGCAAGGCCCTTTTCAGTATTATTGGCAGTGAAATGGACTGGCAAGAAGATAAATTGAGCGCGAGATTCGTGTTTCGCAACCCTAATATCA AGGAGGAATGTGGCTGTGGCGAATCATTCATGGTCTAG
- a CDS encoding ARMH3 family protein (transcript_id=CADANIAT00008636), whose protein sequence is MSTIMESPLTQQSRPETFKPKVSSDYAEPSEGFWREFFLLPPDRAQLNAILEALSPDETLSLQSQTQQLFARGIREAASGSSPVNSYALQKYTNPSSDIITVLAGLDKVDQVISNFVAVLDSIIRSGSNNDIRFMAIRTAIAMTSGAYKTSLVSYFTHRDLFPSIMKLVHESESPMQVFEPFLLLGLLANYNKFEFQNPYQLRLDDFVNETSIQKIIKGVGLSCGALRNGYVAVQDDFPEGWTLMGTLMYFGLGVLAPGRKEKPTPPSPEEAKEMFAALPAQQAAILLATYDFTNANKLFGYHLINSPSDKDTEESPFSSFLSLTSYLLHHAYRSTRVRHYAELSLFVLRILSEDSTSCKLLCSEESKRKVRLCRQRQPYLPLVAGDRVLATVIFDITIDAISHNLRRRLDVQIYSHTIAILLRVLTYLSMNRIRLSYHWSELWRTLLSLMRFLTTYVSDLTTSPHISTLTTSLVDLIAFCVSSGDTFLPDPASYDDLFYKLVETGPIIAKFRDVYNLKPTSSSNTPSSLSKSADANKDIHVAAVETLISVSTHFYTLLFNPGTTSADADKAATKANGDQSQNPTPIPAAQKKNMSPREVHRIIKQGYDTLSIQPPEGLSAWTRYRETDWKPDLKRAARCAVDDATQLVA, encoded by the exons ATGTCTACCATCATGGAATCCCCCTTAACGCAGCAAAGTAGACCCGAAACCTTTAAGCCCAAAGTT AGTTCAGATTACGCTGAACCCTCGGAGGGGTTTTGGAGGGAATTCTTCCTGCTGCCGCCTGATCGGGCCCAACTGAATGCCATCCTGGAAGCTCTTAGTCCAGATGAGACACTCAGCCTTCAG TCACAAACTCAGCAGCTCTTTGCTCGTGGAATCCGGGAGGCTGCCTCCGGATCCAGCCCGGTGAACTCTTATGCTCTGCAG AAGTACACCAACCCTAGCTCCGACATCATTACTGTTCTGGCAGGTCTCGACAAAGTTGACCAGGTCATATCCAATTTCGTTGCCGTCTTGGACAGCATCATCCGCAGCGGTAGCAACA ATGATATTCGATTCATGGCCATTAGGACAGCTATTGCTATGACGAGTGGAGCCTATAAGACGAGCCTAGTATCGTACTTTACACATCGGGATCTATTCCCTTCAATTATGAAA CTTGTGCATGAGTCGGAGTCACCGATGCAAGTCTTCGAGCCTTTCTTACTACTGGGACTGCTTGCCAACTACAACAAATTTGAGTTCCAGAACCCATATCAACTGCGGCTCGATGATTTTGTAAATGAAACAAGCATCCAAAAGATCATTAAAGGCGTGGGTCTCTCATGTGGTGCTTTAAGGAACGGCTATGTGGCGGTACAGGACGATTTCCCTGAGGGCTGGACCCTGATGGGAACATTGATGTATTTTGGACTGGGTGTGCTGGCACCAGGCAGAAAAGAGAAGCCtactcctccttcgccggAGGAGGCAAAAGAGATGTTTGCGGCTTT ACCCGCGCAACAAGCAGCCATCTTGCTAGCAACCTATGACTTCACCAACGCGAATAAGCTTTTTGGCTACCATCTAATCAATTCCCCTTCTGATAAAGACACTGAGGAGTCACCCTTCTCAAGCTTCCTCTCCCTGACCTCCTATCTCTTGCATCACGCCTATCGCTCCACGCGCGTTAGGCACTACGCAGAGCTTAGCCTTTTTGTTCTTCGAATTCTCTCAGAGGACTCAACTTCGTGCAAGTTGCTCTGTagcgaagaaagcaagcGAAAAGTCCGTCTCTGTCGCCAAAGGCAGCCCTATCTTCCCCTTGTGGCAGGAGACAGAGTGCTCGCGACAGTTATCTTCGACATTACAATCGATGCCATTTCGCACAATCTTCGACGTCGTCTCGATGTCCAAATATACAG CCACACAATTGCCATCCTTCTCCGGGTTCTCACCTACCTTTCCATGAACAGGATTCGCCTCTCCTACCACTGGTCCGAGCTCTGGCGCACTCTGCTCTCCCTCATGCGCTTCCTAACAACATACGTCTCCGATCTAACCACAAGCCCACATATATCAACCCTAACAACATCATTAGTCGACCTTATCGCATTCTGCGTCTCTTCAGGTGACACCTTCCTCCCCGACCCAGCCTCCTACGACGACCTCTTCTACAAACTCGTCGAAACGGGTCCCATTATCGCCAAATTTCGCGATGTTTACAATCTCAAGCCCACCTCGTCCTCCAACACCCCTTCGTCCCTTTCTAAATCCGCCGATGCAAACAAGGATATCCACGTTGCGGCCGTCGAAACACTCATCTCCGTTTCCACACATTTCTATACGCTCTTGTTCAATCCAGGCACGACCAGCGCTGATGCAGACAAAGCCGCCACTAAGGCCAACGGTGATCAAAGTCAGAACCCAACACCGATTCCGGCGGCTCAAAAAAAGAATATGAGTCCGCGTGAGGTCCACCGTATTATTAAACAGGGGTATGATACGTTGAGTATTCAGCCTCCTGAAGGCTTGAGCGCGTGGACAAGATACCGCGAGACGGATTGGAAGCCGGACTTGAAGCGGGCGGCACGGTGCGCGGTGGATGATGCTACGCAGCTGGTGGCGTAG
- a CDS encoding chromatin modification-related protein alpM (transcript_id=CADANIAT00008637), translated as MAPAGQTTYQKDERVLCFHHEILYEAKILDLRHTDPDDRKSPYEYLVHYKGWKNTWDDWVPQDRLRKFTEENRELATTLRREAEAALRQKSTKTSLKKKGGSDHSSARGSEERQTSVPGRGTKRARDNDIEKEEHFYTRPSVRIVMPDNLKSLLVDDWENVTKNQQVVALPAKSSVNQILDDYLKEERPKRTGSSEVDVLEEVVMGIRDYFDKSLDKILLYRFEREQYRVLRKRWESETADKGPLDVYGAEHLTRLFATMPELIAQTNMDLQSTNRLREELSKFTIWLSKNSNHYFATRYVTASNEYIEKSRGVPNPAPGTATSRLV; from the exons ATGGCACCGGCTGGCCAAACTACCTATCAGAAGGACGAGAGGGTCCTCTGTTTTCATCATGAGATCCTCTATGAGGCGAAGATTCTCGACCTTCGACACACAGATCCTGATGATCGAAAGAGCCCATATGAGTATCTAGTCCATTATAAGGGCTGGAAGAACAC ATGGGATGATTGGGTACCCCAAGATCGCCTTCGTAAATTTACGGAGGAGAACAGAGAGTTGGCAACCACCCTTCGTCGGGAAGCCGAGGCTGCGCTTCGCCAGAAGAGCACGAAAACctctctgaagaagaagggaggcTCTGACCACAGCTCCGCCCGTGGAAGCGAGGAAAGACAAACATCTGTTCCTGGCCGAGGGACTAAACGGGCCAGGGATAATGATATTGAAAAG GAGGAACATTTCTACACCCGACCATCAGTGAGAATTGTGATGCCAGACAATCTCAAATCGCTGCTCGTCGATGACTGGGAAAATGTTACGAAAAACCAGCAAGTGGTGGCGTTGCCAGCCAAGAGCTCGGTTAATCAGATCTTGGACGACTATCTTAAAGAGGAGAGACCCAAGCGCACTGGTTCATCCGAAGTAgatgtgctggaggaagtggtCATGGGTATACGCGACTATTTTGACAAATCTCTTGACAAGATTCTTCTCTATAGATTCGAACGGGAGCAGTATCGTGTCCTCCGCAAGAGGTGGGAATCTGAAACTGCAGACAAAGGGCCCCTTGATGTCTATGGCGCAGAGCACTTGACACGCCTTTTCG CCACGATGCCCGAGCTCATTGCGCAGACAAATATGGACCTTCAATCAACGAACCGACTTCGAGAGGAGCTATCAAAATTCACCATCTGGCTGAGCAAGAATTCTAATCACTATTTTGCAACACGATATGTCACCGCAAGCAATGAATACATTGAGAAATCACGCGGCGTCCCGAATCCAGCTCCTGGGACTGCCACCTCGCGACTTGTTTGA